The window ACGCTCCGCGGCGGGCTGGCGGTCGTCGCCCGAAACGACCGCGTGCTGGTGTCACCGGGGATGCCATTCGTCGTCCCGATGGCGATCGGACTGATCGTCTCGCTGACGGTCGGCGACGTGTTATTCGCGCTGTTGGGCGCCGTCGGGCTGGTCTGACGGGAGTCGCGGGCGGGCGGTTCAGCTCCCCGCGCGGAGGTCGCCGACCGTGAGCACGCGGGTCCCGACGGGCCGTTTCACGAACTCGCCGACGTCGCGGCCGAGCAGCTCGCTGACGCCGCGCTGGGCCGCCACGTCGAGCAGCCGCTGGTCGATCCGCCCGTCGACGACGACGGTGTGGGGGGCGGTGTCGGCCGCCTCGACCGCGTCGAACGCGTCGGCGGCGTCGACCTCCGCGAGGACGCCGCGGTCGTCGCCGAGCAGCCGGGCCAAGCCGCTCTCGGCGTCGACGACCTCCTGGACGTGCTCCTCGATGGACCGCGGCTCGTCGTCGTCGGGGGCGTCGTCGACCGGGGCGTCCTCGGGCGAATCGGCCGATTCCTCGCCGGTCGGGCCGGCCGATTCCTCGTCGGTCGCTTCCGCCGACCCCTCGTCGGTCGCTTCCGCCGACCCCTCGTCGATCGCCGCCGAATCCCCGTCGGTCGTCTCCGGAGCGGTCGGGTCGGCCTCGGGGTCGACGACGTCGACCTCGACCGCCTCGGCGCCCCCGGTGCCCTCGTCATCCTCCGCCGCCGCGGGCGCGGGCGCCTCCTCGACCGCCTCCACGAGCCCGCCTTCCGCCGCGCCGCGGGCCGCCTCCGCGACGACCTCGTCCGACCCCGGGCCGTCGAGGTCGGGCGTTTCGGACGCGGCGTCGCCGGCGTCGGAGCCGCCGGGACCGGACTCGTCGGCGTCGGATCCGCCCGCATCGGTTCGCCGACCGTCTTCGCTCCCGGCATCCGCGGCGTCTCCGGTCGCCGCGGCGTCTCCCGCGGTCCTCGCGCCGTCGTCGTCGGCGGCCGCCTCGCGGAGGTTCGGCTCGTCTGAGAGGCTGCTGTACGGCACCTTCCCGCGGAGCGCCTCGAAGACGTCGTTGCGGTCGAGGTCCTCGACCGACTCGCCGGGCGGCGCGAACGCGACGTAGTCGACGTCGCCCACCTGCGCGAGCTCGCGGAGGATGAGCTCGCCGCCGCGGTCGCCGTCGAGGAAGGCGGTCACGGTCCGGTCGGCGGTGAGCTCGGCCACCGCGTCGGGGACGTTCGTCCCCTCGACGGCGACCGCGTTCTTGATCCCGCACTCGAGCAGCGTGAGCACGTCCGCGCGCCCCTCGACGACGATGACGGCGTCGGAGTCGCCGACGCGGGGGCCGGCCGGGAGCCCCTCGTAGTCGACGATGCCCTCGACGCGGGCGGCCTCGCGGACCTCCTCGAGGATGTCGTCGCTTCTGAGGCTCGTCTCCTCGAAGCCGCCGGCGATGAGCTCCTTGGCGCGCTCGACGACCTCGCGGCGCTTCGCCGCCCGCACGTCCTCGATGCTCGTCACCTCCACGGAGGCCTGGCAGGGACCGATGCGGTCGATCGTCTCCAGCGCGGCCGCGAGGATCGCGGTCTCGACCTTGTCGAGGCTCGACGCGACGGTGACCTCGCCGAACGACTGGCCGTTCTCCGACTGCACGGAGACGTCGATCCGCCCGACGCGCGACGACTCCTGCAGGTCGCGGAGATCCAGCTCGTCGCCGAGGAGCCCCTCGGTCTGGCCGAACACCGCGCCGACGACGTCGCTCCGCTCGACGACGCCGTCGGCCGCGATCGTGGCGTGGATCAGGTATTTTTCTGTGTCTTTCATGAGTGGGTGAATGGTGATGATCGGGCGGCGTTCGCCGCCCGTGAACCGTTGTGCGCGTTGTCGAAAATAGTTATCGCACTCACCTCCGTCGCTGCCGTTTGAAGAGATATATTCTACAAAGAGTCATATTGAACCTATTCGACAAGATTTAAGCGCCCAAAGTTGTTATCGTTCGATATGAGACGTCCTCGGAGAGATTTCGTGTGGATTCCGACGTTCGCTCTGCTCGTCGCCTTCGCGGTGCCGTGGCCGCTGTGGGGCGTCGAGCGCGTCGTCGCCGGGCTCCCGGTGTGGATCTGGTGGCACGTCGCGTGGCTCGTGCTGTGCGCGATCCTGTTCTCCCGGTTCGCCCGGAGCGGCGCGTGGGAGCGCGGAATGGGCCTCCGGCCCGAGGCGGACGACGACCGCAACGCGGGTCCCGCCGCGGGGGGTGATCGACCGTGACGCTCGGGCTCTCGCTCGGGATCATCGTCGGCTACCTCTTCCTCGCGCTCGCGGTCGGGCTCGTCGCCTACCGCGTCTCGGAGACGACGGCCGAGGACTACTACCTCGCGAGCCGGTCGATCGGGACGGTCGTCCTGCTTTTCACCACCTTCGCCACGCTCCTGTCGGCGTTCACCTTCTTCGGCGGGCCGAACCTCGCGTTCGCCGCCGGGCCGGAGTGGCTGATCGTGATGGGGACGCTGGACGGCGTGCTGTTCGCCGTGCTGTGGTACGCCATCGGCTACAAGCAGTGGCTGATCGGGAACCGCAACGGCTACGTGACGCTGGGCGAGATGCTCGGCGACCGGTTCGGCTCGACCGGGCTCCGCGCGCTCGTCGCCGGCGTCAGCCTCCTCTGGCTGTTCCCGTACGTGATGCTCCAGCAGATGGGCGCCGGCGAGGCCCTGGTGGGTCTCACCGACGGCGTCGTCCCCTACTGGGGCGGCGCGGCGCTCATCACCGCGTTCATGATCCTCTACGTCGTCCTCGCGGGGATGCGCGGGGTCGCGTGGACGGACACCATCCAGGGGCTGTTCATGCTCTCCGTCGTCTGGATCGCCGCCGTCTGGGTGGTGTCGGCCGTCGGCGGCGTCGGCGCGGCCACCGGCGCGATGCTCGACGCCCGGCCCGACTTCGGCAGCTTCGGCGGGGGCACCTACTCCGTCGGGTTCATCGTCTCCACGGTGATCACCATCTCGTTCGGGGTGACGATGTTCCCGCAGATCAACCAGCGGTTCTTCGTCGCGAAGTCGGGCGAGACGCTGAAGCGGTCGTTCGCGCTGTGGCCCGTCTTGGTCCTCCTCCTGTTCGTCCCCGCGTTCATGCTCGGCGCGTGGGCCGCCGGGATGCCGGTCGACGTGCCCGAGGGCGGGAACGTGCTCCCGGTCGTGTTGAACGAGTACACGCCGGCGTGGTTCGCGGCGCTCGTGATCGCCGGGGCGATGGCCGCGATGATGTCCTCCTCGGACTCGATGCTGCTGTCGGGGTCGTCGTACTTCACCCGCGACCTCTACCGGCCCGTGATCAACGCCGACGCCTCCGAGCGGCGCGAGGCGTGGGTCGCCC is drawn from Halorubrum sp. CBA1229 and contains these coding sequences:
- the dnaG gene encoding DNA primase DnaG, which translates into the protein MKDTEKYLIHATIAADGVVERSDVVGAVFGQTEGLLGDELDLRDLQESSRVGRIDVSVQSENGQSFGEVTVASSLDKVETAILAAALETIDRIGPCQASVEVTSIEDVRAAKRREVVERAKELIAGGFEETSLRSDDILEEVREAARVEGIVDYEGLPAGPRVGDSDAVIVVEGRADVLTLLECGIKNAVAVEGTNVPDAVAELTADRTVTAFLDGDRGGELILRELAQVGDVDYVAFAPPGESVEDLDRNDVFEALRGKVPYSSLSDEPNLREAAADDDGARTAGDAAATGDAADAGSEDGRRTDAGGSDADESGPGGSDAGDAASETPDLDGPGSDEVVAEAARGAAEGGLVEAVEEAPAPAAAEDDEGTGGAEAVEVDVVDPEADPTAPETTDGDSAAIDEGSAEATDEGSAEATDEESAGPTGEESADSPEDAPVDDAPDDDEPRSIEEHVQEVVDAESGLARLLGDDRGVLAEVDAADAFDAVEAADTAPHTVVVDGRIDQRLLDVAAQRGVSELLGRDVGEFVKRPVGTRVLTVGDLRAGS
- a CDS encoding DUF3311 domain-containing protein; translation: MRRPRRDFVWIPTFALLVAFAVPWPLWGVERVVAGLPVWIWWHVAWLVLCAILFSRFARSGAWERGMGLRPEADDDRNAGPAAGGDRP
- a CDS encoding sodium:solute symporter family protein, coding for MTLGLSLGIIVGYLFLALAVGLVAYRVSETTAEDYYLASRSIGTVVLLFTTFATLLSAFTFFGGPNLAFAAGPEWLIVMGTLDGVLFAVLWYAIGYKQWLIGNRNGYVTLGEMLGDRFGSTGLRALVAGVSLLWLFPYVMLQQMGAGEALVGLTDGVVPYWGGAALITAFMILYVVLAGMRGVAWTDTIQGLFMLSVVWIAAVWVVSAVGGVGAATGAMLDARPDFGSFGGGTYSVGFIVSTVITISFGVTMFPQINQRFFVAKSGETLKRSFALWPVLVLLLFVPAFMLGAWAAGMPVDVPEGGNVLPVVLNEYTPAWFAALVIAGAMAAMMSSSDSMLLSGSSYFTRDLYRPVINADASERREAWVARIGVAAFALLSFVASLFRPGTLIEVGGTAFSGFALLALPVLCALYWDRTTRTGMIAGVLVPQVAYLAVVLSAVASFVPTLPRTVAGGWDVALGLMALSAVLTVGVSLLTAPTAEGDASRFAVAGD